GCACCTGATTTTGGTGAAGCAAAAAAACATAGTACAGCAGGGGCTATAGCAATAGGAGCTAGAAGGCCTCTTATAGCTTATAATATAAACCTTGATACAAAAAATATAGAAATAGCATCTAAGATTGCTAAAACAATAAGACACTCTAGTGGAGGATACAGATTTATAAAAGCAGGAGCGGTTGAAGTATCAGAAAGAAATATGACTCAAGTGACTATGAATTTAACTGATTACACTAAAACTAGTATGTATAGAGCATTTGAGGCTGTAAAAATGGAAGCTAGGAGATATGGTGTAAACGTAATGGGAAGTGAAATTGTTGGAATTTGCCCAATGGAAGCACTTATAGATGTTTCAGCATATTATTTAGGATTAGAAAATTTTGATTTAAGTAATGTTTTAGAAACTAACTTAATGGAGTAAAAATATGAAAGTAGATTTAGTGATTAAAAATATAGGCAAATTAGCAACGATGAGAAGTGGAAAAAATCCTAAGGTCAGAGAACAAATGAATGAGATTGAAATATTAGAAAATGCATATGTAGCAATTGGCGATGGAAAATTTGTTGATATAGGGCAAGGAGAGTCTTATAAAAAAATAATTAATCAAAATTCTAAAATAGATGATGCTGATGGACTTTTAGTAACTCCAGGTCTTATAGATGCCCATACACACTTAGTACATGGAGGTTCTAGAGAGAATGAGTTTTCTAAGAAAATTTCAGGGGTTCCATATATAGATATATTAAAACAAGGTGGAGGAATACTTAGTACTGTAAAATCTACTAGAGAATCAGCTTTTGAAGAGTTATACCATAAAGCTAGAAAAAGTTTAGATAGGATGTTAGAGCTAGGTGTAACTACTATAGAATCTAAAAGTGGATATGGATTAGATATGGATACAGAGATAAAGCAATTACAAGTTTCACATAAATTAAGTAAGGATCATCCAATTGATTTAGTTCATACTTTTTTGGGAGCTCATGCTATTCCAGTTGAATATAAAGGTAATAGTGAAAAGTATATAGAAATATTAGTAAATGAAATTATGCCTAAGATTAAAGAGTTAGAGCTGGCGGAATTTTGTGATGTATTTTGTGAAGAAGGAGTATTTTCAATAACCGAAAGTGAGGCTATATTGTCAAAGGCTAAAGAAATTGGATACAAATTAAAAATTCATGCAGATGAGATTGAATCATTGGGGGGAGCTGAATTATCAGCAAGATTAAATTGTATATCATCAGATCATCTTATGGCAGCTAGTGAAGAAGGTATAAAAATGATGGCTAAGAATAATGTTATAGCAAATTTACTTCCAGCTACTTCTTTTAATTTAAATAAATCATATGCAAATGCTAGAAAAATGATAGATTTAGGGGTGCCTATAGCATTATCTAGTGACTATAATCCAGGTAGTTGCCCAAGTGAAAATTTACAATTTGTAATGCAATTAGGTTGTATCGGACTTAAAATGACACCTTATGAAGTTTTAAATGCAGTTACAATAAATGCAGCATATGCTGTAGACAGACAGGATGAAATTGGGTCTATAGAAGTAGGTAAAAAGGCAGATTTAGTAGTATTTGATGCACCAAATATAGAGTACTTGATGTATCACTTTGGTGTAAATCATGCCAATAAAGTATATAAAGATGGCATTTTGGTGGTTGATGATAAAAAGGTATTATAAAAATAAATTTTATAAATTGAAAATTTAGTAAAATTATTAGGAGGAAAGTATGAAATTAGTAGATATGACTATATGTGAATTCTCTGATGAAGTAGACTCTAAATCTCCAGCTCCAGGAGGAGGATCTGTATCAGCATTAGCTGCAAATATAGGAGTGGGGCTCTCTAGAATGATGGCACATTTAAGTTTTGGAAAGCAAAAGTATGAAAGTCTAGATAAGAGTATCAGAGTTGAGTTTTTAAATAGATTTAATCAACTATCAGATATAAGGCAGGAGTTAGTAGATCTTATAGACAAAGATACAGAATCTTTCAATGAATTTATGAAAGCTATAAAGCTTCCTAAAAATACAAAGGAACAAATAAATTATAGAAATAATGCAATACAAGATGCTACTTTATTTTCTATAGATATTCCATTTAAAACCGCAAAAAAATCTTTAAAAGCATTAAATATAATAGATTATATACTTGAGTATGGAAATCAAAATACTATTACAGATCTGGGTGTAGGTGTACTTATGTTATATACAGGTGTAGAGGGCGCAGTACTAAATGTAAAGGGAAACTTAAAGTTACTAGAAAATCAAGAGTTAAAAGAATATTATAATAAAGAGTGCCAATCTATATTAAATCAAGCTATTTTAATTAAAGATAGTATATTATCAACTATACATAATAAATTGTAATAAAAAAGCTAGAGTCTATACTCTAGCTTTTTTTATTATTCACTTTTAGGAACTCTTTTTACCTTTTTAACAACTTTCTTTGTTTTCTTATGTGTATTTGTTTCGTTGGAATTATCACTAGGTGAAGATTGAACATGTTTTGTTGATTTAGTTTTCTTAACTTTTTTTGTATTAGAAGAAGGTGTATCTGAATCATTTGATGGATTATGCTTTTTAGATTTACCTTTCTTGTTTTCTATTTTATCTTTAACTTCAGCATCATATATTTTATCCATAACAGAGTCTAATTTCTTTCTTTGCTCTTCGTTTAAAAA
The Romboutsia ilealis genome window above contains:
- a CDS encoding cyclodeaminase/cyclohydrolase family protein — translated: MKLVDMTICEFSDEVDSKSPAPGGGSVSALAANIGVGLSRMMAHLSFGKQKYESLDKSIRVEFLNRFNQLSDIRQELVDLIDKDTESFNEFMKAIKLPKNTKEQINYRNNAIQDATLFSIDIPFKTAKKSLKALNIIDYILEYGNQNTITDLGVGVLMLYTGVEGAVLNVKGNLKLLENQELKEYYNKECQSILNQAILIKDSILSTIHNKL
- the hutI gene encoding imidazolonepropionase gives rise to the protein MKVDLVIKNIGKLATMRSGKNPKVREQMNEIEILENAYVAIGDGKFVDIGQGESYKKIINQNSKIDDADGLLVTPGLIDAHTHLVHGGSRENEFSKKISGVPYIDILKQGGGILSTVKSTRESAFEELYHKARKSLDRMLELGVTTIESKSGYGLDMDTEIKQLQVSHKLSKDHPIDLVHTFLGAHAIPVEYKGNSEKYIEILVNEIMPKIKELELAEFCDVFCEEGVFSITESEAILSKAKEIGYKLKIHADEIESLGGAELSARLNCISSDHLMAASEEGIKMMAKNNVIANLLPATSFNLNKSYANARKMIDLGVPIALSSDYNPGSCPSENLQFVMQLGCIGLKMTPYEVLNAVTINAAYAVDRQDEIGSIEVGKKADLVVFDAPNIEYLMYHFGVNHANKVYKDGILVVDDKKVL